In Hydra vulgaris chromosome 06, alternate assembly HydraT2T_AEP, a genomic segment contains:
- the LOC101237749 gene encoding transmembrane protein 199, producing the protein MTGVETKIFLSAEIISFLKTILNDSNAATALKAKVRVALSQPNTEKQSIPYDVLTEAHQFYSSFKCPSTNANFIDLHKLVKTSKIFVENIPEPVRSPELINRLERLTREQNQREYDKMVKNVRTKTENFSQEIGLAIRTTGQQVMSIVNFLLSVIATFAFAYFSSQFAFSGDLGMRIIFSVIVATIVALAELYFMAKVEI; encoded by the coding sequence atgacaggagttgaaacaaaaatatttctatcaGCAGAGATAAtatcatttcttaaaacaatactAAATGACAGTAACGCCGCTACTGCTCTTAAAGCAAAAGTTAGAGTTGCGTTATCGCAGCCGAACACGGAAAAACAATCAATCCCATATGATGTTCTCACAGAAGCTCATCAGTTCTATAGTTCATTTAAATGCCCAAGCACGAATGCCAACTTTATCGATTTgcataaattagtaaaaacatcaaaaatttttgttgaaaatattccCGAACCTGTTCGATCGCCAGAATTGATAAATCGATTGGAGCGACTTACCCGAGAGCAAAATCAACGCGAATATGATAAAATGGTTAAAAACGTTAGAACTAAAACAGAAAATTTCAGTCAAGAAATAGGTCTTGCGATTCGAACCACTGGTCAGCAAGTAATGAGCATTGTAAACTTTCTTTTATCCGTGATTGCGACATTTGCATTTGCCTATTTTTCCTCTCAATTTGCATTTTCTGGTGATTTAGGCATGcgaattattttttctgttattgtGGCGACTATAGTGGCTCTGGCTGAGCTTTATTTTATGGCGAAAGttgaaatatga
- the LOC124814429 gene encoding bombesin receptor subtype-3, which yields MNIINKSNYTSRSLTTVPKYSAGFLNTTPFGNTTALDITTPTKLVLYVTYAAILILGIAGNLGILYTLAKRKQPLKKYDIYVISLLIADLLSAIFLPMVSVQDYLTDGKEWYLLGRFGCKVFVPMNHLTMMVSTFMMVIIAVSRLRVLSRTTTVSHYRISALWKILVVWSIATASVAPYCNALNIDQNDNSCYDKWSSKEIKFAYYASHQIIATFLPGITLAIVYGISIYKLRKMKIPGENKRSFLRRKQMNKSMMLMFGSIAVIFFILTLPYTIAFSIIAIQQIYNNPVYTSNKAVYQRVIEGLYALSACSAAVNPFVYAYMHKDIKRKMTRKASQFSSLMRSSIHKGPRIVTTQTEN from the exons atgaatattatcaaCAAATCAAACTATACAAGTCGTTCGCTGACTACGGTTCCGAAATATAGCGCTGGGTTTCTTAACACAACTCCCTTCGGTAATACGACAGCTCTAGATATAACAACGCCAACGAAGTTAGTACTATACGTTACGTATGCTGCAATTCTAATTTTAGGAATAGCAGGTAACCTtggtatattatatacattagcTAAACGCAAACAACCCTTAAAAAAATACGACATTTATGTTATATCGTTGTTAATAGCTGATTTGTTATCAGCTATATTTTTACCAATGGTATCCGTGCAAGACTATCTTACAGATGGCAAAGAGTGGTACCTTTTGGGTCGGTTTGGTTGCAAAGTTTTTGTTCCAATGAATCATTTAACAATGATGGTTTCAACTTTCATGATGGTTATAATTGCAGTATCAAGATTAAg agTTTTAAGTCGAACCACAACTGTATCACATTATCGAATAAGCGCTTTGTGGAAAATACTTGTTGTCTGGTCAATCGCTACTGCTTCAGTGGCACCATATTGCAACGCACTTAATATTGACCAAAACGATAACTCATGTTACGACAAATGGTCATCGAAAGAAATAAAATTCGCATATTATGCATCGCATCAGATCATTGCAACATTTCTTCCCGGAATTACTTTAGCGATCGTTTATGGAATTTCGATATACaagttaagaaaaatgaaaattccAGGGGAAAACAAACGTTCGTTTTTGCGAAGAAAACAAATGAACAAATCGATGATGCTTATGTTCGGAAGCATAGCAGTGATCTTCTTTATTCTCACATTACCCTATACAATAGCTTTTTCAATAATAGCAAtccaacaaatttataacaaccCAGTATATACTTCAAACAAAGCTGTCTACCAACGTGTCATAGAAGGTTTATACGCTCTAAGTGCTTGCAGTGCCGCTGTTAACCCATTCGTATATGCATACATgcataaagatataaaaagaaaaatgaccAGAAAAGCTTCACAGTTCTCCTCGCTGATGAGAAGTTCAATACATAAAGGACCAAGAATTGTTACCACACAGAccgaaaactaa